In one window of Cydia fagiglandana chromosome 1, ilCydFagi1.1, whole genome shotgun sequence DNA:
- the LOC134670467 gene encoding histidine-rich glycoprotein-like, whose amino-acid sequence MRALLVFGVLCLAAACMADSAQDMAVAESKGHHHEHGGGHEHHGHHHHHHGGHGHKGHKGHHHHHKGHEGHHDKHHHEGHHHEHGGGHKKHWDEHDHHGEHHEHGHHHKGGKHGHHEHHDKGEHTDGYHKKHHKDHFHKDHHFHDGHHKEGKHHKHHHHHGHHDKHGGHHKKGGHHHEGHHEGHHGHHGHHDKHHYDEDHHGHKGHHGHEGHHHHHHDHGKKGEHEHHKHWGHHHGKH is encoded by the coding sequence GTGTTCGGAGTGCTGTGCCTGGCGGCCGCCTGCATGGCTGACTCCGCGCAGGACATGGCCGTGGCCGAGAGCAAGGGCCACCATCACGAGCACGGCGGCGGCCATGAGCACCACGGCCACCACCACCATCATCACGGCGGGCACGGACACAAGGGCCACAAGGGCCATCACCACCACCACAAGGGCCACGAGGGCCACCACGACAAGCATCACCACGAGGGTCACCACCACGAGCACGGCGGCGGTCACAAGAAGCACTGGGACGAGCATGACCACCACGGTGAACATCATGAGCACGGCCACCACCACAAGGGCGGCAAGCACGGCCACCACGAGCACCACGACAAGGGAGAGCACACCGACGGATACCACAAGAAACACCACAAGGATCACTTCCACAAGGATCACCACTTCCACGATGGACACCACAAGGAGGGCAAGCACCACAagcaccaccaccaccacggcCACCACGACAAACACGGGGGACACCACAAGAAGGGCGGTCACCATCACGAGGGCCATCACGAGGGCCACCACGGCCATCACGGCCACCACGACAAGCACCACTACGACGAGGACCACCACGGTCACAAGGGCCACCACGGCCACGAGGGGCACCATCATCACCACCACGACCACGGCAAGAAGGGCGAACACGAGCACCACAAGCACTGGGGCCACCATCACGgcaaacattaa